Genomic DNA from Taurinivorans muris:
AACTGGGCTTTGGCGGAATTTTTCTTCGCCTGACTATCCAGATACGTGATGACAGTCACATAGGCTTCATTCACACGCTGAAATTCCATGGCGGCATTTTCATTGTCCGGATGCAAATCAGGATGCAAAGCAAAGGCGCGCTTACGGTATGCCTGCTTCACTTCGTCAATACCCGCACTCCGCGCAACGTCAAGGAGCGCATACGCTTCCTGCAATGTTAATGTGTTCTTCGCCATTTTTTCCCTGTTCCGCGCCCCTTACTTCAATTCAGGCAATTCATTTTCATCAACAATCAATGCGCGCCCGTCAACACTCTTATCCTTGCAAAGCAAACCGTTGTTCTTTAAATACGCATAGCCGTCATGGGCGAAAAAAGCATGCGAAACGGTTTTCACAATTCCGGGACAATCCTCTTTCGCCATGGCGAAACTGAATTCATCAATCAAATTTCCGCGAAAATACGGCCAAGCCCTGCAAACATCGGGACGTGCCTCATGAATTGTGCAGCCCCGCCCCTCTTCAAAAAAATAGCAAAAATCGTCTTCACCTGTGATCAGAACAGGCTTGCCGTCAAAAATTTCCGTATACCGCGCCAAAAAATCTGCTTTTTCCATATTAAAATAAACAAGCAAACGCGGCAAATCCCTTTGCCCCACAACAATACCGCCCCGTCCATGGCAACAATGCCCGCAGCGCCGGCAAGAAAAACTTTTTTCCGACATGATCAGTTACCGAAAACCCGCTTATGCTCTGTTTCAATACACGCATCTTCAACCACGACAACCCCTTCTTTCGCCATGAGTTCTCCCGCCTCCTTATTGCCAATACCAAGCTGCATCCAAAAAACTTTCGGACGCCACGGCAAAGCCAAAATTTCTTCAGCATGCTCAAGACAAGCTTCAGACGTTCTGAAAAAACAGACAATATCAGGAACTTTAGGCAAATCCTGCAAAGAAGCATAGGTCGGCAAGCCCCAAACATCTTTCCGCACGGGGTGCACCGGCAAAACTTCATAACCTTGCCCTATTAAATACCGCCCCACATGTTCCACGGGAGAACCTGCCTTATCTTTAGCCCCGACAATGGCGATGACGGAGTTTTCTTTAAACAAGCGTTCCAGCTGCGTATCAAAAAGCATGTTTCCTCCTGCATGGTATCTGCTTTTTATCCATATCCTTTATTAAAAAAAGTTTCAATCTTTAAATTATCCCGTGCTTGATTATTGCAAAAAAACGCTAGTTGGCATAATCAAACAAAAAATACCATTCAAAGGCAGCAAACAAAAATGCACATACCCAAAAACGAACATATCGCCCGGCTGAAAAACATAAAAACTCGTATCTGCGAAAAACACCC
This window encodes:
- a CDS encoding YkgJ family cysteine cluster protein, coding for MSEKSFSCRRCGHCCHGRGGIVVGQRDLPRLLVYFNMEKADFLARYTEIFDGKPVLITGEDDFCYFFEEGRGCTIHEARPDVCRAWPYFRGNLIDEFSFAMAKEDCPGIVKTVSHAFFAHDGYAYLKNNGLLCKDKSVDGRALIVDENELPELK
- a CDS encoding CoA-binding protein — translated: MLFDTQLERLFKENSVIAIVGAKDKAGSPVEHVGRYLIGQGYEVLPVHPVRKDVWGLPTYASLQDLPKVPDIVCFFRTSEACLEHAEEILALPWRPKVFWMQLGIGNKEAGELMAKEGVVVVEDACIETEHKRVFGN